The proteins below come from a single Zea mays cultivar B73 chromosome 8, Zm-B73-REFERENCE-NAM-5.0, whole genome shotgun sequence genomic window:
- the LOC109941993 gene encoding uncharacterized protein LOC109941993 precursor gives MPPAAPRRIILLAAAAAAAALLLMWPAARVTADDGSTAFLPPPPGPASPFPFCPARPPGVSSGPFPWSPPSSSPPPPPSVAMFPQDPGFLPSGACPVGGAAVAWLLLLPLLAVLSAFLPLSQ, from the coding sequence ATGCCGCCAGCAGCTCCGCGCCGAATAATCCTGctggccgcggcggcggcggcggcggcgctgctgCTGATGTGGCCGGCCGCCCGCGTCACGGCCGACGACGGCAGCACGGCATTCTTGCCGCCGCCACCGGGGCCCGCGTCGCCGTTCCCGTTCTGCCCGGCGCGGCCGCCTGGGGTGTCGTCGGGGCCGTTCCCCTggtcgccgccgtcgtcgtcgccgccgccgccgccgtcggtgGCGATGTTCCCTCAGGACCCGGGGTTCCTGCCGTCGGGGGCGTGCCCCGTCGGCGGCGCGGCGGTggcgtggctgctgctgctgccgctgctcgCTGTGCTCTCTGCTTTCTTGCCGCTTTCGCAGTGA